One stretch of Rosistilla oblonga DNA includes these proteins:
- a CDS encoding nucleotide sugar dehydrogenase has translation MKNNYDELMQRIEQGTAYVGVLGLGYVGLPLIDAFSSAGFRCLGFDVDERKIESLESKKSYIKHIADEKITKWYSDANFSATVDASKLAETDALLICVPTPLDEARDPDLSFVESTARTIAAHLRPGQIVILESTTYPTTTRDVMVPILETSGLKAGVDFYVAYSPEREDPGNPTFSAAGIPKVVGGIDIPSRDLACALYNKAVAGTIPVDNCEIAEAAKVLENIYRAVNIALVNELKVLFDSMGIDVWSVINAAKTKPFGFQAFYPGPGLGGHCIPIDPFYLSWLARKQGLNTRFIELAGEVNSSMPTYVINRTSEFLNEVGKPIKGSKICMLGVAYKKDVDDPRESPSFTLMEILLQRGADLTYNDPHVPELPKMRHHDLPEMASQELTAEFLSQQDCVLIATDHSAYDYDFIVEHSSLIVDTRNATSGVKSGREKIRKA, from the coding sequence ATGAAAAATAACTACGACGAATTAATGCAACGCATCGAGCAAGGGACCGCTTACGTTGGCGTTCTGGGACTCGGATATGTCGGCTTGCCGTTGATCGATGCCTTCTCGTCAGCTGGTTTTCGCTGCCTTGGGTTTGATGTCGACGAGCGAAAAATTGAGTCGCTGGAGTCGAAGAAGAGCTACATCAAGCACATCGCCGATGAAAAAATTACCAAGTGGTATTCAGATGCCAATTTCTCAGCGACAGTCGACGCTAGCAAACTGGCGGAGACCGACGCGCTGCTGATCTGTGTCCCCACGCCGTTGGATGAAGCCCGCGATCCCGACCTGTCGTTTGTAGAATCGACAGCTCGCACGATCGCCGCACATCTGCGGCCCGGGCAAATCGTGATCCTGGAAAGCACGACCTACCCGACCACCACTCGCGACGTGATGGTGCCGATCTTGGAAACGTCCGGACTCAAGGCTGGCGTCGACTTTTACGTTGCCTACAGCCCCGAACGCGAAGACCCTGGAAATCCAACCTTCTCCGCTGCCGGAATCCCTAAAGTGGTCGGCGGTATCGACATTCCCAGCCGCGACCTCGCTTGCGCTCTCTACAACAAAGCCGTTGCCGGAACGATCCCTGTCGACAACTGCGAGATCGCCGAAGCGGCCAAGGTGCTCGAGAACATCTATCGTGCGGTCAACATCGCCCTGGTCAACGAACTGAAAGTCCTGTTCGATTCGATGGGAATCGACGTCTGGTCGGTGATCAACGCTGCGAAAACGAAGCCCTTCGGTTTCCAAGCCTTCTATCCCGGACCGGGGCTCGGCGGCCACTGCATCCCGATCGATCCGTTTTACCTCAGCTGGTTAGCTCGCAAACAGGGACTCAACACCCGGTTCATCGAACTGGCTGGTGAAGTCAATTCGTCGATGCCAACCTATGTGATCAACCGGACCAGCGAATTCCTGAACGAAGTCGGCAAGCCGATCAAGGGGAGCAAGATCTGCATGCTTGGCGTCGCCTATAAAAAGGATGTCGACGATCCTCGCGAAAGCCCTTCCTTCACGCTGATGGAAATCTTGCTGCAGCGCGGCGCCGATCTAACCTACAACGATCCGCATGTCCCTGAGTTGCCCAAGATGCGGCACCATGATCTGCCCGAGATGGCCAGCCAAGAACTGACCGCCGAATTCTTGAGCCAACAGGATTGCGTGCTGATCGCGACCGATCACTCCGCCTACGATTACGACTTCATCGTCGAACACTCATCTCTGATCGTCGACACGCGGAACGCGACCTCAGGAGTGAAGTCGGGGCGTGAAAAGATTCGCAAGGCTTGA